A single region of the Amphiura filiformis chromosome 7, Afil_fr2py, whole genome shotgun sequence genome encodes:
- the LOC140157562 gene encoding lactadherin-like, producing the protein MRKMKLLVILCLFAVVTVTVSTDTCASNPCLNNGQCSSWSGQLSFYPAFYCTCNDGYFGNICQFPSESRDGKRENSASTLIGRHKINK; encoded by the exons ATGAGAAAGATGAAGTTGCTCGTCATTTTGTGTTTATTTGCTGTAGTCACTGTTACCGTGTCAACAG ACACCTGTGCTAGCAATCCATGCTTGAATAACGGACAGTGCAGTTCGTGGAGTGGCCAGCTTTCCTTTTATCCTGCcttttattgcacgtgtaatgaCGGCTACTTTGGAAACATATGTCAGTTTCCATCAG AGAGCCGTGATGGAAagagggagaacagtgccagtacaTTGATTGGTCGCcacaagataaataaataa